Proteins encoded in a region of the Nocardia asteroides genome:
- a CDS encoding PH domain-containing protein, which yields MIRIPRLAFLGVFILLMCVFFPFVGWPAGLWWLLLLPVVVLVWVLRTQTTVSGAGLDLRTLFGSRHLDWSQVKGVRIPKRGYVRADLTDGTEVKLPAVSYDRLRDLAAASGGRIPDPFARPDTSLEDESPAGSAEPDTNASGDGGLRTNGTAKSAEDSTGEDTP from the coding sequence GTGATCCGCATCCCACGGCTGGCCTTCCTGGGCGTGTTCATCCTGCTGATGTGCGTGTTCTTCCCGTTCGTCGGCTGGCCGGCCGGACTGTGGTGGCTGCTGCTGCTCCCCGTCGTGGTGCTGGTGTGGGTGCTGCGGACCCAGACCACGGTCTCCGGCGCGGGACTGGACCTGCGGACGCTGTTCGGTTCGCGTCACCTCGACTGGTCACAGGTGAAAGGGGTCCGCATCCCCAAGCGCGGCTACGTGCGCGCCGACCTGACCGACGGCACCGAGGTGAAGTTGCCCGCGGTGAGCTACGACCGGCTGCGCGATCTGGCGGCGGCCTCCGGCGGACGGATCCCGGACCCGTTCGCGCGGCCGGACACGTCCCTGGAGGACGAGTCCCCCGCAGGATCCGCGGAACCGGACACGAACGCGAGTGGCGACGGCGGACTGCGAACCAACGGGACGGCGAAGTCCGCCGAGGACTCCACCGGCGAGGACACGCCGTAG
- a CDS encoding acetolactate synthase large subunit: protein MSAPTARPGPSARRPAPSANQQATPAANPTSAANRRPVPPERVTGAQSVVRSLEELGVDTVFGIPGGAILPVYDPLFDSTKVRHVLVRHEQGAGHAATGYAQATGKVGVCMATSGPGATNLVTPIADAQMDSVPIVAITGQVGRSLIGTDAFQEADISGITMPITKHNFLITDGIDIPRIIAEAFYLASSGRPGAVLVDIPKDVLQAQTTFSWPPEMRLPGYRPVTKPHGKQVREAARMIMEAKAPVLYVGGGVIKADASAELLRLAELTGIPVVTTLMARGAFPDSHRLNMGMPGMHGTVGAVAALQRSDLLITLGARFDDRVTGQLDSFAPGAKVIHADIDPAEIGKNRHADVPIVGDCREVIVELIETLKADPAAGNSLPLPLTDWWTYLDGVRDAYPLGWTPPADGSLSPEFVIEALGRLAGPDAIYCAGVGQHQMWAAQFIKYEKPRTWLNSGGLGTMGYAVPAAMGAKMGAPDKEVWAVDGDGCFQMTNQELATCAVEGVPIKVALINNGNLGMVRQWQTLFYQERYSNTDLGTHTLRIPDFVKLAEALGCHGIRVEREEDVEAAIREAQSINDRPVVIDFIVGKDAQVWPMVAAGTSNDEIMAARGIRPLFDEDEQAAEPSVIHAAMSHEQNKVNNG from the coding sequence GTGAGCGCACCTACCGCACGGCCCGGGCCCTCGGCCCGAAGGCCAGCGCCTTCGGCGAACCAGCAGGCCACGCCCGCTGCCAACCCGACCTCCGCGGCCAACCGCCGCCCGGTCCCGCCCGAGCGGGTCACCGGCGCGCAGTCGGTCGTCCGGTCGCTCGAGGAGCTCGGCGTCGACACCGTATTCGGCATCCCGGGCGGTGCGATCCTTCCCGTGTACGACCCGCTGTTCGATTCCACCAAGGTGCGCCACGTCCTGGTCCGGCACGAGCAGGGCGCCGGTCACGCGGCCACCGGCTATGCCCAGGCCACCGGCAAGGTCGGTGTGTGCATGGCCACATCCGGTCCCGGCGCGACCAACCTTGTCACCCCGATCGCCGACGCGCAGATGGACTCGGTCCCGATCGTGGCCATCACCGGCCAGGTCGGTCGCAGCCTGATCGGCACCGATGCGTTCCAGGAAGCCGACATCTCCGGCATCACCATGCCGATCACCAAGCACAACTTCCTGATCACCGACGGCATCGACATCCCGCGCATCATCGCGGAGGCGTTCTACCTCGCCTCGTCCGGCCGCCCCGGCGCCGTGCTCGTCGACATCCCCAAGGACGTGCTGCAGGCGCAGACCACCTTCAGCTGGCCGCCGGAGATGCGGCTGCCCGGCTACCGTCCGGTCACCAAGCCGCACGGCAAGCAGGTGCGCGAAGCCGCGCGGATGATCATGGAAGCCAAGGCTCCCGTGCTCTACGTCGGCGGCGGCGTGATCAAAGCGGACGCCTCCGCCGAGCTGCTGCGGCTGGCCGAGCTGACCGGCATCCCCGTGGTCACCACGCTGATGGCGCGCGGCGCGTTCCCCGACAGCCACCGCCTGAACATGGGCATGCCCGGCATGCACGGCACCGTGGGCGCCGTCGCCGCGTTGCAGCGGTCGGACCTGCTGATCACGCTCGGCGCCCGCTTCGACGACCGCGTCACCGGCCAGCTGGACTCCTTCGCGCCCGGCGCCAAGGTGATCCACGCCGACATCGACCCGGCAGAGATCGGCAAGAACCGGCACGCCGACGTCCCGATCGTCGGCGACTGCCGCGAGGTGATCGTCGAGCTCATCGAGACGCTGAAGGCCGATCCCGCCGCGGGCAATTCGCTGCCGCTGCCGTTGACCGACTGGTGGACCTACCTCGACGGCGTGCGCGACGCCTACCCGCTGGGCTGGACCCCGCCCGCGGACGGCTCGCTGTCGCCGGAGTTCGTCATCGAGGCGCTGGGTCGGCTGGCCGGACCCGACGCGATCTACTGCGCGGGCGTCGGTCAGCACCAGATGTGGGCCGCGCAGTTCATCAAGTACGAGAAGCCGCGCACCTGGCTCAACTCCGGCGGCCTCGGCACCATGGGCTACGCCGTCCCGGCGGCCATGGGCGCGAAGATGGGCGCGCCGGACAAAGAGGTGTGGGCGGTCGACGGTGACGGCTGCTTCCAGATGACCAACCAGGAGCTGGCCACCTGCGCCGTCGAGGGCGTCCCGATCAAGGTCGCGCTGATCAACAACGGCAACCTCGGCATGGTGCGCCAGTGGCAGACGCTGTTCTACCAGGAGCGTTACTCCAACACCGACCTGGGCACGCACACCCTGCGCATCCCCGACTTCGTGAAGCTCGCCGAAGCCCTCGGCTGCCACGGCATCCGGGTGGAGCGCGAGGAGGACGTCGAGGCCGCCATCCGCGAGGCGCAGTCCATCAACGACCGTCCCGTGGTGATCGACTTCATCGTCGGCAAGGACGCCCAGGTGTGGCCCATGGTGGCGGCGGGCACCAGCAACGACGAGATCATGGCCGCTCGCGGCATCCGCCCGCTGTTCGACGAGGACGAGCAGGCCGCCGAGCCCTCGGTCATCCACGCGGCGATGTCGCACGAACAGAACAAGGTGAACAACGGATGA
- the ilvN gene encoding acetolactate synthase small subunit, whose amino-acid sequence MSTTHTLSVLVEDKPGVLARVAALFSRRGFNIESLAVGGTELPEISRMTIVVTVEDLPLEQVTKQLNKLVNVIKIVEQDSDSSVARELILVKVRADASVRTQVIEAVGLFRAKVIDVSPDALTVEATGTRSKLDALLRMLEPYGIREIVQSGVVAVGRGPKSITATR is encoded by the coding sequence ATGAGCACCACGCATACCCTCAGCGTTCTCGTCGAGGACAAACCGGGCGTGCTGGCACGAGTCGCGGCGCTGTTCTCCCGCCGCGGCTTCAATATCGAATCGCTGGCGGTCGGCGGCACCGAGCTGCCGGAGATCTCGCGCATGACCATCGTCGTCACCGTCGAGGATCTGCCGCTGGAGCAGGTCACCAAGCAGCTCAACAAGCTGGTGAACGTCATCAAGATCGTGGAGCAGGACTCCGACAGCTCGGTGGCCCGCGAACTGATCCTGGTGAAGGTGCGCGCCGACGCCAGCGTGCGGACCCAGGTGATCGAAGCCGTCGGGCTGTTCCGCGCGAAGGTCATCGACGTGTCGCCGGACGCGCTCACCGTCGAGGCGACCGGAACCCGGTCCAAGCTCGACGCGCTGCTGCGGATGCTCGAGCCGTACGGCATCAGGGAGATCGTGCAGTCCGGTGTCGTCGCGGTGGGCCGTGGGCCGAAGTCCATCACCGCCACTCGGTGA